The genomic window GCTAAAGAAGCCTTGGAGAATGGTGTAGACTTGGTTGTCGAGCTTCCTTTTGTGTGGGCGGTTCAGTCGGCTGATTATTTTGCTCGAGGAGGGGTAAAACTCCTGCAGGCGTTGAATTGTGATGCGCTGTGCTTTGGTACGGACAGTGATAAACCAATTGATTATGAAGCGTTTGGTCGATTTGCAGTTGAAAATAAAGAATTGATTGAAAAAACATATAAAGAGCTAGGTGAAAAGCACCTGAGCTACCCACAGCAGATGACTCATGTCTTCCAAAGACTTTATCCAGAGCTGCATCTAGATTTTGCTTCGCCCAACCATGTTTTGGGCTTGAGCTATGCAAAAGAGAATGCAAAGTACACTCACCCGATGAAGTTGTTACCTTTAAAGCGAAAAATCACTCAGTACAATGAAGAAATAATCCATCAGCAGTTTGCAAGTGCTACGGCAGTAAGAGTCGGTGCTTTTAACCAAACCTGGCAAGAGTTGGAATCCGTACTTCCAGAAAATACTTATAGAGATTTGAAGACAGGACCATTGGTTTCTTGGGAAAATTATTGGCCATTGCTGAAATACCGCTTGATAGCCAGTTCAGAGGAAGAGCTACGTGGTATTTATCAGATGAATGAGGGTATCGAGTATAGAGTGAAAGAAATGGCGTTGAAGGCAGAAAGCTTCACTCATTTCATAGAATTAGTCAAGACGAAGCGGTATACGTGGACCCGACTGCAACGCTTAGCTACCTACACATTAATGAATATTTCGGAACAAGAGATTGAATTAGGCTGGAAGAATAGTAGTTTACGTATTTTAGGAATGTCTGAAATGGGCCAGAAGTATTTGAAAGAACAAAAAGAAACGGCCAGCTTGCCGATTTTGACAAAAAACTCAAAAAAAATGAGTAGTTACCTTGATACAGGCTTGAAGAGCGATCGTGTCTACCAATTGGGAAACTCGAGGATTCTGGAACAGAGTTCTGGACGTTTTCCAATACGAATAAAAAATGCTTAACAAAAGCCACTACTACAAGTATAATGGAAAAGGTTATTATTATAAAAATAAGAAAGCGAAGTGAGAATATGGGCCGTAAATGGGCAAATATTAAAGAAAAAAAAGCTGCCAAAGATGCAAATAACAGTCGCGTTTATGCAAAATTTGGTATTGAAATCTATGTCGCAGCAAAATCAGGTGATCCTGATCCCCATGCAAATCAAAAATTACGGTTTGTCATCGAACGAGCTAAAACATACAATGTACCAAAGCACATTATTGATCGAGCGATTGAAAAAGCAAAGGGGTCAGGGGATGAGCAGTATTCAGAATTGCGTTATGAAGGTTTTGGGCCGAATGGTTCAATGGTCATTGCAGATGCTCTGACAAATAATGTGAACCGTACAGCAGCAGATGTACGTGCTGCATTTGGTAAAAATGGTGGGAATATGGGTGTCAGCGGTGCCGTTTCGTATATGTTCGATAATACAGCAATTATTGGATTTGAAGGATCGGATGCAGATGATATTTTAGAATATTTAATGGAAAAAGATATTGATGTGCGTGATGTTGTTCAAGAAGATGATCAAGTCATTGTGTATGGAGAGCCAGAAGACCTGCATACGATCCAAGAAGCATTAAAGGAAAAAGGGATCGAAGAATTTTCTGTCACTGAATTGGAAATGGTCGCACAAAATGATGTAACATTAACTGGCGACGATTTAGAAAAATTTGAAAAAATGATTGATGTTTTAGAAGATTTGGAAGACGTTCAAAAAGTTTACCACAATGTTGATTTAGGGGAATAGATAAAAAAGAAAGCACCTCCCAAAAATAGTCCGGACAAAGGACGAATTTTTGGGAGGTGTTTTTATGGTTCTATGTCAATTTGTGTTGGTAGGACAAAAAACTGAATAAAATCATAGAACTTGGAATAAAAATCAGAGATATTCTGGTTTTGTTTCAAGTTCTTTTTAGAAATAGGAGGACCTCTGCCAATTATCTGGGCAGCTGGCCGGAAGCGACTTGGCAAAAAGCGCCAATTCCATTCCTAAATCGAGTCAAAGTAGCTGTACATGTACTTGGATAACAGCTACTAATTCCCGATTTACCTTTATAGCTGCAGAGATATTGGTTGTGAGCCTCCTTTTAATCTTGAGAAAAAACAAGACCTTGAATAATATAAATACGAGAACGAAAATGATAGAAATTACGGTAGCCATAAGCAATCCGTTTGATTACCTTAATCTTGTTATTCAACCCTTCTGTAATCCCATTAGAAAAAGAAAAACTGAACGCATTGGTAATTCCTTGCTTGTGCTTCTTGAAGAATCTCAACTTCTTTTTGAACCAGAAAGGCAGTCGGGGATCTAGTGTATCAAGTTCTTCAAAGAAACGCTTAGCTTCGCGATGAGTAAAGGCATATTTAAGAAACTGAATGGTATCGTAAGCAATACGCAAGGTTGAATCGTAGCTAAGTAATTCATCGACAATGTCTGTCTGAGTTAATGGACGTTTGAATAGTGAATGATAGGGACGATGTTGACTATCCAATTCAACTGAATCTTTTAGAAGTAACTTCCAATACCGTTTGAGTCGACGGTATTGCTTCTGTTCTTGTGGTGAGGAATGCCGAAAGGCATTCATTGTCTTTATCCGTAGTTGATTTAATGCTCGATTCATTTGTTGGACAATGTGAAATCGGTCAGTAACGAGTTGGGCATTTGGAAACACGGACTTGAGTAATTGATCATAGCTCGCATTCATGTCCATGACTAGGTACTTTACGTTTTCTCGGGCTTCTTTTGTGTATCGCATAAAGTGTCGGGTTAAGTGCGTCAGTCGACGGTCTTCAAGTACTTCAAGAATCTTGTTGGTTTCTCCATTAACACAAATAAAACTCATGGCCCCTTCGCAAGATTTCATTGATTGGAATTCATCAATACATAAAATCTTTGGAAGAAATCGCCAATTTGGAGAATAAGAAGCAGCTAGCTCCTCCATTAAGCGAAGAACCGTCACGTCTGAAACGAAATGTTTTTGGGCAATCTCTTTCCTAGAAACATTTTTCTTTAAATCAAGTATGATTTGGAGACAGAGTTGCTTTGATAAATGATGGTGTTCTTCAACTAACTCTGTCTGAGCGTGAAAAGTTGAGTGACACTCATGACAACGAAAGCGCGAACGTCTCAGTTCCAATAAAGTCAGACGACCATTAAATGCAGGTAATTGAGTGTGCCCGATGGTAACCATTTTTGATGATCTGTCCTTGATTTTTTATCCCACAGTTTTTGCAATGTGTAGGTATATACGTAAGTGTTGCTTTGATGACCTGAGCTTCAACCCCTTTTAGGTGTCTGTATTCAAGCCAATCCTCTCCAAAGGAGAGATGTTTATCTGTTAGTCCAAGCAATAATCTGGTATTCTTATCCATAGAGGAACAACCTTTCTGATGATTTGTGATTTTGGTCGATTTCATTTTATCAGTTTGTTGTTCCTTTTTGGTGTTTAAACACTTAAAAAGTGTTGGTAGATTTTCCTTAAGGATTTTCCACCAACACAATATATTATAGAACCGTTTTTATTATATAGTTGTTATTAACTAAGGAATGGGCAAAGAAAAAACCCTTCATACCACACACTAATATGAAGGGAAACACAATATGAAATCTAAGATTGAATATATAATAGCATGAAAAAAAGTTTTTCTCAATATTTTTGCTCATTTTGTAAAACTGTGAGAGAAATGTAAGTTTAATCTAACTGAATTGGTGGCTGTTTCTAATTATCGAACAAAAATATACGGTTATTGATTTTATTATGTTTCATCTGATGTCAAAAAATCTTATTTGTATCAAAAAATTATATATGTTTCATTTTTGACAAATAGAAATAAATACATATATAATTGTTTGTAATATATAAATTGTATATTTTGAGTATAAAATAATTGAAGTAAAGAAGCTATTACCCTTAAAAGGTATATAATAACAGTTTGTCTTTTTCAAAAAATTAGATAAATGCTAAAAAATATGATAATTAAATTACTTAAAATTAATGTATAATTACATTCGTGCAACTATATATTTCTTTAAGGGTAAAGTTAAGTTTTTACAGGGAGATAGGGAATTATTACTTCGAAAAAAGTGTTTATAAATGATAAGAAGGAAGGTAGTTTAACCAATGAAATATTCATGGAAAAAAAGCTCGTTTAAGTTTTTATTGTACTCGAGTACATTGATCGTCGGGACAACAAATCCTATCAGTTCATTAGTTGCAATTGCGCAATCAAGTGATACAGAAGTTCAGCAGGGAATGCAGCGCGATTACCAGTCAGCGCTAAATGCATATAATACTGCTAAAACAGATTATGAAACAACTTTGGGTAACTATAATGCTGCGTTGGGAACATATAATACCGCTAAAGCGGATGCAGATACAAAATTCGAATCGGCAGAAGTGCTGAGAAAAGAACTCGATACATTAAAAGCTGAGTATGCAACAAAACTAGCAGAATTTGAACCAATTGCTAAAGCATACGAGGAAACAAGAGTAGCATATGAGCAAAATAAAACAGAGTACGAATCAAGTGTCGCGAGCTATAATCAAGAAAAATTGGCATATGAAACAAAGCAAGCTGCCTATCTAGTGCTAAAAGCAGATTATGATAGTGTAAAATCGACCTACGAATCAGCAGTATCTGATTATGAAGCAGCGAAAAGTCTGGTGGAAACTGAAAGAAATAATTATGAATCATTGCGCACTCAGTATGAAGAAAAGCGTACGGCATACGAAGACGCTGCAGCGATCTACGAGGCTATTAAAACAGACTACAATGAAGCGAAAGTTACTTATGCAAATAATTTGGCAGATTATGATACACAAAAACAAGTATATGAAAATCTGTTAAGTGCGTATGACAGTAAGAAAACTGTTTATGAATCAGCAGCAGCCGATTTTGATTTGGCAACTGTTACATATAATGATTTAAAAAATGACTTGGAAACTTCCCAATCAGCATATGAGGCAGACAAGGCTGTTTATGACCAATTATAAAGATATTGCTGCTGCATATGATCTATCTAAGGATAACTATCTTGTTGAAAAAGCAGCTTATGAAGCGGATTTATCAGCTTTAGAAACATCAATTACGGACTATGAGCAAAAGCTGGCAGACTATGATCAGATTAAAACAACCTATACAACAACAAAAGCAGCCTATGAAACAGCTAAGGCAGATTATGATGTTTTAGCTACTCAAGTAACTGATTTGGCGACTGAGTACGAAGCAGAGAAAACAGCCTATGAAGCGGAAAAACAAAGCTACGATGTTAAAACAGCTGCTTATGAGTTAGCAACGAATGACTATAATCAGCAAAAAGCTGTTTATGATAATCAACTTTCCTCTTACGAAACAAAGTTGGCGGAGTATAACACAAAACGTACGGAAGCTGAAGCTATATTGAAGCAATATGATGAAGGGACTGTCGAATATGCGACAGCACTAGCAGCATATAATGAAAATACACAGCGCTATAATGAGACAAAAACGAACCATGATACAGTACAACAGCAATTATCAGCTTTGAAAACTCATTATGAAACTGTTCAAGCAGAATATGCGATTGTACAGGAGAACTACCAAACTATTTCAGCCTCTTACCAAGCAATAAAACAAAAATATGATACTCTTGTTGAGAAACGCGATCAAATGCAAAATGATTATCAAACATTGGAAGCTGAGTACCAAGCAATCAGTGTTGACTATGATCAGGTAATGGCTGTTTATGCTGATACAGAAACGGCTTATCAGGCTGTGGTTTCTGAAACAGCAGAAGTGAAAGCGCAATTTGATCAGCTGACACTAACTTATGAAGCTGTCAAAGCAGAGTATGATGGTGCAAAATTGACTTTTGATAACGTTGAAGCCAAATTTAACGAAACCAATACAACTTACGAAACAGTCAACGGGCAATTTGAGACTGCTCGAGCAGAATATGATCGTCTATTTTTGATTCAGCAAGCATTACGCATTGAATTAGGTGAGTTGGAAGCTGAATGTGCTCAGGTAGGAGCAGAATTTGCTGCATTAGAAACAATTTTGCAGAATGTAAAAAATGAGTATACAACGCTTGAAACACAATACAATGAAGCAAAAGATCAGTATAATGACCTTGACCAACAATTGACTTCACTTGAAGTTGAACGTGTTGCTGCAGAAAACGCATATACTAGCGCGCAACAAGCAATCGATGATTTAAAAGTAATCTATAATCAACGAAAAACAGAGTATGATGCTTTAGCTGCCTACTATGTCAGTGTGAAAGAACAGTATGACCAAGTTCATGGGCAATACTTACTTACAACAAGTAAATTTACGCAAGTTAGTTTGAAGTATACGGCACATGAAGCAGAATTCAATAAAGTTTCTACGATGTATACAAATGCAGATACATTACTTACAGCCTTGAACACAAAACAAACCGAAGCACAGAATAAATATATTGCTGCGAACGGGGCGTGGAAATTGGCAGATGACTCATATGAAGCTGCAAAGATATTGCTAGAAGATTTGGAGGAAGACCGTGTTAAAGCAATGGAAAAATACGGAAAACTTCAAACTGCGTATGATCAAGCTGAACTTGAATATAAAACTGCCAGAGAGCCTTATGAAATTGCAAAAGCTGCGTATGACAAAGCGAAAGCAGCAGAAACTGTTATTAATAATGCTGTTGACGATATGAATACTACTCTGGCAAGCTTTCCAAGTGGGGATATTATCCAAGGGAATGTTACCACTATTTCAACTTTATTAGCTGATTGGCAAGTAAAATATGATGCGGCAAAAGTAGCATTAGATAATGCTTATGCAGATTCATGGCCAATTATCGAGGCTTATGAAGTAGCAAATGAGACGTACAAACAAGATCCATTTAATGTTAATCCATTGGATAAGGTTTATGATCCAGATGGATTTGGAGATAGCTTGAGGGATTACATTCAAGAAGTTGAAGATGCGACGCATGAAAATATGGAAACAGCTAAAGCATATGAAAAATTTTATCAAGCATATCAAATATACTTGGATGATTATGCTGATTACCGAGAAGCTTGGAAGGTAGGTAATGTAGGAGATCCAGCTAACGATTTACTAACAATTTGGCAACCGACAATTAATTCTTTGCGTATACAGGATCGGAATTATGGTATTTTAGGATATACAGTGGCAGAATTACAATCAATGAATACAGTAGCCGAATTAGATGCATTTATAGCGACATATGAGGCCAAAGGACTTGAAGCACTTAACAATATTTCTTCCTATATTGACGATTATATAAAGTTGGTTGATGATGGTTGGACTACAGATCAATTAAGATTACAATCTGAAATAAATGATTTCAAAGATAGTACAGGAATAGATGTTTTTAGTTATTTTGATGATAGAATGCTTACTACTAACGTAGTTGATATGTACGATCAATTGCTATCAGCCTACAATAAAAACGTTAACTATCTTAAATTGAATGCGTTGAGATATCAATATTACGCGGTAAGTGTGTATGACTGGATTACTACCGTTAATAATAATTACTCAGGATTTGATGGTAGCTTAGGTGGTCAACCACTTCCGGATGCAGTAATAATACCAGTTTTCTCTCCGAAAACAGTTACTGCTATTTCAACCCCCTTAGAAGTTTATCCGGTTGATTCTCCCAACATTCCAGATGTACCAGAAATGTCTGATGCGCCAGTAGAACCGAAAGGGATTACTGATCCGAAGTCTGTATCTAACATCACACCTCATACAATCACGGTGACTGAGCGAACTGCTAAATCAGCATTGACAGTTATGGATGTTGAAGATGTAGTTGAACCAGCGAAGAGCTCTGTGCAGACAACAGCTCCTTTAGCTGATGTAGCTGGACCTGGACAATCACAAGCTGTAGAAGATACGACTTGGGGCAGTGAAGAAGCGGATGGCGATTTCACGCAACCAACTGCACCTACGGATGT from Enterococcus sp. 9E7_DIV0242 includes these protein-coding regions:
- a CDS encoding nucleotidyltransferase; amino-acid sequence: MNACGIIVEYNPFHSGHAYHVQNARELSDADVVIAVMSGNFLQRGEPSILDKWTRAKEALENGVDLVVELPFVWAVQSADYFARGGVKLLQALNCDALCFGTDSDKPIDYEAFGRFAVENKELIEKTYKELGEKHLSYPQQMTHVFQRLYPELHLDFASPNHVLGLSYAKENAKYTHPMKLLPLKRKITQYNEEIIHQQFASATAVRVGAFNQTWQELESVLPENTYRDLKTGPLVSWENYWPLLKYRLIASSEEELRGIYQMNEGIEYRVKEMALKAESFTHFIELVKTKRYTWTRLQRLATYTLMNISEQEIELGWKNSSLRILGMSEMGQKYLKEQKETASLPILTKNSKKMSSYLDTGLKSDRVYQLGNSRILEQSSGRFPIRIKNA
- a CDS encoding YebC/PmpR family DNA-binding transcriptional regulator gives rise to the protein MGRKWANIKEKKAAKDANNSRVYAKFGIEIYVAAKSGDPDPHANQKLRFVIERAKTYNVPKHIIDRAIEKAKGSGDEQYSELRYEGFGPNGSMVIADALTNNVNRTAADVRAAFGKNGGNMGVSGAVSYMFDNTAIIGFEGSDADDILEYLMEKDIDVRDVVQEDDQVIVYGEPEDLHTIQEALKEKGIEEFSVTELEMVAQNDVTLTGDDLEKFEKMIDVLEDLEDVQKVYHNVDLGE
- a CDS encoding LPXTG cell wall anchor domain-containing protein; amino-acid sequence: MTNYKDIAAAYDLSKDNYLVEKAAYEADLSALETSITDYEQKLADYDQIKTTYTTTKAAYETAKADYDVLATQVTDLATEYEAEKTAYEAEKQSYDVKTAAYELATNDYNQQKAVYDNQLSSYETKLAEYNTKRTEAEAILKQYDEGTVEYATALAAYNENTQRYNETKTNHDTVQQQLSALKTHYETVQAEYAIVQENYQTISASYQAIKQKYDTLVEKRDQMQNDYQTLEAEYQAISVDYDQVMAVYADTETAYQAVVSETAEVKAQFDQLTLTYEAVKAEYDGAKLTFDNVEAKFNETNTTYETVNGQFETARAEYDRLFLIQQALRIELGELEAECAQVGAEFAALETILQNVKNEYTTLETQYNEAKDQYNDLDQQLTSLEVERVAAENAYTSAQQAIDDLKVIYNQRKTEYDALAAYYVSVKEQYDQVHGQYLLTTSKFTQVSLKYTAHEAEFNKVSTMYTNADTLLTALNTKQTEAQNKYIAANGAWKLADDSYEAAKILLEDLEEDRVKAMEKYGKLQTAYDQAELEYKTAREPYEIAKAAYDKAKAAETVINNAVDDMNTTLASFPSGDIIQGNVTTISTLLADWQVKYDAAKVALDNAYADSWPIIEAYEVANETYKQDPFNVNPLDKVYDPDGFGDSLRDYIQEVEDATHENMETAKAYEKFYQAYQIYLDDYADYREAWKVGNVGDPANDLLTIWQPTINSLRIQDRNYGILGYTVAELQSMNTVAELDAFIATYEAKGLEALNNISSYIDDYIKLVDDGWTTDQLRLQSEINDFKDSTGIDVFSYFDDRMLTTNVVDMYDQLLSAYNKNVNYLKLNALRYQYYAVSVYDWITTVNNNYSGFDGSLGGQPLPDAVIIPVFSPKTVTAISTPLEVYPVDSPNIPDVPEMSDAPVEPKGITDPKSVSNITPHTITVTERTAKSALTVMDVEDVVEPAKSSVQTTAPLADVAGPGQSQAVEDTTWGSEEADGDFTQPTAPTDVNDIEDVTNVTPVEPPVVVEPAPEPIAPVIPDVVAPEEVTPTTPPVEQTVIIEETVAPAAPEMVTLSNQPTAPTNVAKPVEKALPETVTTVTTTVNTPVTNQLPTTGTTPATAADRKMLPNTGSEDSAAAQGMGLFATGLAGSLMFWRRKGKHEKKAK